GCAGACCTGCCTGCAGGGTGCAGCTATTGCTAGTGTCATCTCCAGTTACCAGAATCAGTTTCTTGTCTAATGCCTGAATTTTTTTCTGCAACTTTTGGTCGTCCCtgtcaatttttttcactttcttttcgAGATCCTTGTTTGTTATCATTGTATGCCGCACTTCTTGCTTATCACGCTCCCATATTTGAAGCACACTTTTGGCGGCTATGTGTATAGAATCAACTACCTTTTTCTCGGAGAATCTATCCAAACCTTGTGACCACTGATTGCAGATTACAAAAATGGGTGGCGCACCAATTCTACTCGGTGAGAAAGGAACAATTCCATCAGCTGTTTCTTCAGGCTCATACAGAAGACATTTCAGAAGCCAATTATTCAACGATCCTACAAAATTTCTCTGGGCACTTATCCAACCCGAAAAACTAGTTGTCCAGCTAATAAGCTCGTGATCGAGTTGTAAAGTCACTCGAAGATCCATATCACTAGGATTTCCACAAGATCTAGTATGGCCTAAATCACACGATTCTTTAATCGCTTGAAACTGATCGTGATGACATTCCAACATACCTTTCCACATCCCGGTTAACCTGCAATCAAGATGCATTCCACACTTCTCAGCAAATGAAATAGGCAAGATCAGAGCAATATGATaactttttcatataatatacTTCAAAAAcgttgttttgaaaaatcaactAGACGAACTCCctaaagaagaataaaaaaagaaatggtttcCTGTATTGGCGATATTGTACTAAGACTGAAAAAGTTGATGTGCATGATTCAATGTTGCATTCACAATGGAGATGGACATGGAAACCATcaaattcaagagaaaaaaaaacttgatgCATTTGAAtgatatacaatatatatcaatgtGTGAACTAAAGCAAACAAAGAATTGACGAACCCACATACCCTTGAATCAGTTCACTCACTTGTGGCCAAAGCTCTTCATCCCTAATCTTACTTATTGTCTCAGAAATCTTGTCAACAACCTGAATTgcaatttttaagtttgtcgACAAGGTATTTATGGACGTTTGAGTTGCCTCAATTTTCTGGGCCTCAGCACCTCTCTCATGCAAACGTTTGAGTTGGTGGCGCTTCCTGTCGTGGGTCATCCGCATCTTTTCCTCTGTCTGAGAAATGTATGAACATATATTTTTCAGTAAAGATgatgagaaaacaaaagagtTCAAATGTGTCCCTTCTAACCTCTTTAAACTTTCTGTGTACAATTAATGACATTACTAATATTTGAATACTTTACAGTTCTAAACCATAAAAAGACTAAATCAGCCAGAACGTTTGAATGGAAACATTAAAAGTACAGAAATTCACCTCTATTTTTTACCATCGAACAAAGCTAATATGACACCATATTATTAGATAGAGATCGTggaaaaatgaagagattctttttcttgaatGAGAAAAGAGCAAAAAATGAACTAGCATTAGGAAAAGTTAGGAACTTAGATTTCTAAACAATCTAAGCTGAAAAAGTAGCttaaatcaaagaagaaaaacacacATTACCTTCACCTCATTATAAAGTTTCTTTTCCCACATGTACAACTTCTCCAAGGTAGATGAAAGATTTCCAGATCTCATTCCCATATCCTCAATAAAAACGACTTCAGCGGCACCAGCTTTAGAAGAGGACTTCACCCTCCTCCGTGTGGCGGGCGGTCGAGCCAAAAATGCTGATACATATAAAACTCATCAATATCGTAGAAAACAAACCTCCATAAACAAACATAATAAACttgttttcaataaaaaaaaatactcaaaaTAAAGGATTCTTATGAACTTACCATGTTTTCGCTGATGAGGAAGTTGCCCCATCTCCAACATCTTGGCAATTTCATCTCCAAACTCAGAGGCTTTCTTGAACAGAAGTTCAATTTCTCTAGCCACCTTATAAATGTCCCTTGAAGCACCTCCCCCTCCTCCTTTCAACGTTGCACCAACAGCAGGAGCTCTATTTTCATGGTCCTCTAGCTTCTTCTCCATATCCACAACCTTCTTAAATTCATCAATTGCAGCGTTGGGCTTCATCTGATAAGGGGAAGCGGCCACGTTCTTGTTCATTAGCTTCAATTGGTCGTCCACCATAGCCTTTAAGTGCTTCTCGCCGCCGTCCTCGATGAACTTCTGTTCACCATTAACCTTCTTAACAACCTCCGGTTGGTGATATCGTACATCTTCTAGTTCAGGAATTCCCTCTTCCGCTCTCACTTCTCTGGGATCCCTGCTCGGCGTGTAGCCACCATAGTAATTCACCACCGCCGGAGTCTCAAAGAAGTTGAGAAAATCCCAAGTAGAGACTCTCGGAGGAGAGGGAGGAGGCGGTGGCGGCTTCGACGACGAAGGCGAAGGTAACATATTCGAAATACCCCCATAAGCGGAAGGCGGTGAAGAACCGTAATACCCACCCCCATACCCACCGCCATAATTGGAATACCCATTATTCGAATAAGGGTAAGAAGGATAATAaccagaagaagaagattcaCCCATATGATATACCCTCTCTGAAGCAATTGGCATCTGCTGATGCACCACCGACGGCACCGAATTGTTCTTCATATAATTCATTTGTACATAACCACCACCACCGCGATTCCCATCTGGGTAGTCAAACAAATCGTCGTGGGTGGGATGCAAAGGCGAAG
This DNA window, taken from Cucumis sativus cultivar 9930 chromosome 6, Cucumber_9930_V3, whole genome shotgun sequence, encodes the following:
- the LOC101209035 gene encoding protein ALTERED PHOSPHATE STARVATION RESPONSE 1 isoform X2; this encodes MGCATSKLDHLPAVSLCRERCAFLNEAIQHRHTFAQAHTAYILSLQGVGKSLHNFIEPGYVYSDPPSSPKLKLPPQRKSDLDLDPSNSPLHRLSHSNSGSHLHLHSDSDDDSSSLHHSDHSSPLHPTHDDLFDYPDGNRGGGGYVQMNYMKNNSVPSVVHQQMPIASERVYHMGESSSSGYYPSYPYSNNGYSNYGGGYGGGYYGSSPPSAYGGISNMLPSPSSSKPPPPPPSPPRVSTWDFLNFFETPAVVNYYGGYTPSRDPREVRAEEGIPELEDVRYHQPEVVKKVNGEQKFIEDGGEKHLKAMVDDQLKLMNKNVAASPYQMKPNAAIDEFKKVVDMEKKLEDHENRAPAVGATLKGGGGGASRDIYKVAREIELLFKKASEFGDEIAKMLEMGQLPHQRKHAFLARPPATRRRVKSSSKAGAAEVVFIEDMGMRSGNLSSTLEKLYMWEKKLYNETEEKMRMTHDRKRHQLKRLHERGAEAQKIEATQTSINTLSTNLKIAIQVVDKISETISKIRDEELWPQVSELIQGLTGMWKGMLECHHDQFQAIKESCDLGHTRSCGNPSDMDLRVTLQLDHELISWTTSFSGWISAQRNFVGSLNNWLLKCLLYEPEETADGIVPFSPSRIGAPPIFVICNQWSQGLDRFSEKKVVDSIHIAAKSVLQIWERDKQEVRHTMITNKDLEKKVKKIDRDDQKLQKKIQALDKKLILVTGDDTSNSCTLQAGLQSIFQALESFASDSMKAYEELLQRSAEEIAKARA
- the LOC101209035 gene encoding protein ALTERED PHOSPHATE STARVATION RESPONSE 1 isoform X1, yielding MGCATSKLDHLPAVSLCRERCAFLNEAIQHRHTFAQAHTAYILSLQGVGKSLHNFIEPGYVYSDPPSSPKLKLPPQRKSDLDLDPSNSPLHRLSHSNSGSHLHLHSDSDDDSSSLHHSDHSSPLHPTHDDLFDYPDGNRGGGGYVQMNYMKNNSVPSVVHQQMPIASERVYHMGESSSSGYYPSYPYSNNGYSNYGGGYGGGYYGSSPPSAYGGISNMLPSPSSSKPPPPPPSPPRVSTWDFLNFFETPAVVNYYGGYTPSRDPREVRAEEGIPELEDVRYHQPEVVKKVNGEQKFIEDGGEKHLKAMVDDQLKLMNKNVAASPYQMKPNAAIDEFKKVVDMEKKLEDHENRAPAVGATLKGGGGGASRDIYKVAREIELLFKKASEFGDEIAKMLEMGQLPHQRKHAFLARPPATRRRVKSSSKAGAAEVVFIEDMGMRSGNLSSTLEKLYMWEKKLYNEVKTEEKMRMTHDRKRHQLKRLHERGAEAQKIEATQTSINTLSTNLKIAIQVVDKISETISKIRDEELWPQVSELIQGLTGMWKGMLECHHDQFQAIKESCDLGHTRSCGNPSDMDLRVTLQLDHELISWTTSFSGWISAQRNFVGSLNNWLLKCLLYEPEETADGIVPFSPSRIGAPPIFVICNQWSQGLDRFSEKKVVDSIHIAAKSVLQIWERDKQEVRHTMITNKDLEKKVKKIDRDDQKLQKKIQALDKKLILVTGDDTSNSCTLQAGLQSIFQALESFASDSMKAYEELLQRSAEEIAKARA